CCGGCGGAAAGCCTTGAGCCCGGAGAGGCGGAAGAAATAGACCGGGGTTTCGCGGAGATAGACGCGGGTAAAGGTGTGAGGGCGGAAGATGCCTGGAAAGAGCTTGGAATTTGAGATAATCCTCTCGCCCAAAGCCATGAGGCAGCTTAAAAATCTCGAACGCGAAACCCAACTAAAAGGATTAAGAATGCGGTGGAAAAGAGCCTACGGCCCTTTCCTCCGCGGGGGGACATCGCGAAGCTGGAAGGCAAGCCGGGCGTGTACCGACTTCGGGTTGGCGACTGGAGGGTGACCTTCCGGTACGATTTCAACCGCCGGGAAGTCCACGTGGCCGAGGTAGCGCACCGGGGCCGCGCCTACCGCGGCTAGTTCTCGCCGGTTCGGGCCTCCAGTTCCGCCTCCACCTCCAGGTAAACCTGCTTCAACGCCTCGGCCGTCTCGCGCTCTGCCTTCCACATGCCCCTTTCTATCGCCTCCAGCAGGTGGGCCACGATGTTCTCCAGGGCCCAGGGGTTGACCTCCTTGAACCACTGCTGCATTTCCGGGTCCAGGGCGTATCTCTCCGCCAGGGCCTGGTAGAGCCAGTCTTCCAGCACCTCGGCGGTGGCATCCCAACCGAAGGCAATCTCCACCAAGTGCGAAAGGTCTCCGGCCCCTTTGTACCCGTGCCGCTTCATGCTCTCGATCCACTTGGGATTGAGCACCCGGCTGCGAAAGATGTGCCGTGTCTCCTCGGCCAGGGTGCGCACCTTAACGCGTGTGGGATCGGAGCTGTCACCGCCGAAGGACCGCGGGGCGCTCCCGCGGAGGGCCTTCACCGCCGCCACCATCCCTCCGTGGTAGGAGTAGAAGTCGTCACTGTCGTAAATATCGATTTCCCGCGTGTCCTCGTTCTTCACCGTAGCCTCCAGGGCGGCCAGACGGCGCCGGAAAACGGAGCGGGCCTCCCGCCCGTATAGTCCTCGGCCGTACGCGTAGCCGCCCCAGGTGACGTATACCTCCGCCAGGTCGCGTTCGTCCTTCCAGTTCTTGGCGGTGATGAGTTCGCTCACCCCGGCGCCGTAGGTTCCCGGCGGGTCGCTGAAAACGCGCCACATGGCCTGGGCCCGCGCCTCGGCCGGCCCCGCACCCTGACGCGTCAACTCTTCCGCCTCGGACCGCACGTGGGCGGCCACATAATTCCGGTCGGGAGGCTCGTCGAGCGAGGCCACCAACTCCACCGCCTGATCCAGAAGGTGGACCAGGTTTAGAAACACGTCCCGAAAGAGACCGCTGGCCCGCACCGTGACGTCAATCCGGGGACGGCCGAGCTCCCCCAGAGGAATCACTTCCAGCCCCTTCACCCGTCCCCCCTTCTCCCAGACCGGCCGCACTCCCAACAGGTACAGGGCCTCGGCCAGATCCTCGCCGCCGGTGCGCATGGTGTTGGTGGCCCAGATGATCATGCCCACGCTCTCCGGATACTTCCCTTCTTCCTCCCGATAGCGGGTCAGCAAGGCCTCGGCCAGGGCCCGGCCGGTATGCCAGGCAGTGGAGGTGGGAAGAGCCTGGGGGTCGACGGAGTAGAAGTTGCGACCCGTGGGGAGCACCTCCGGCCTTCCTCGGGTAGGAGCACCCGATGGCCCCGGTGGGACATAGCCTCCTTCCAGCGCCGCCACGCAGCTCCCCAACTCCCTTTCGGTTGCCGCCAGGCGCGGCACCAGGGTCTCGCCCACGAACTCCAGCACCCTGCTGAGGCCCTCCTCTTCCCGGCCCAACACCTGCTTCACCGCCTTGGCCGCCCTTTCCGGGCGGTAGCCCTCGGAGGCAAACGCCACCAGCAGGTCCCTGGCGGTACGGTCCACCTCCTCCAGCACTTCGGCCCCGGTGCGCCCGAACTCCGGCAGAAAACGACCGGGCCTCTCCGCCAGCGCTGCGTAATTCAGACCCCGGAACCGGGCCACTTCCTCCCGGAGCGAGGGGGCAGAAGCATTACCCAGGCGCGTGAGGGCGAGAAGCATGTCCACCAGTTTCTCCCCCTCCGGCGGCCGGCCCAGCACATGCAGGCCTTCGCGGATGAGCGTGTCCTTCACCTCAAAGAGGTAGGTATGGAGCCGCTCCAGGAACCCTTCCCAGTCCTGGGCAGCCTCTTCCCGGGTCAGGTTCAGGTCCCGGTCCAGCCGGGCGGTCTCCACCACCTTCCAGATCATCTCCCGCAGGGTGGGAAGCTTCGCCGGGTCGAGAGTCTTGGCCGTGTGGTACTCCCTCACCAGTGCCTCTACCTCCGCCAGCTCGTCGTAGACGTCTGCCCGAATCATCACCGGGATGAGGTGGTCTACGATGGCGGCGTGGGTACGGCGCTTGGCCTGGGTGCCCTCTCCAGGGTCGTTAACAATGTAAGGGTATACGTGGGGAAGGTCCGGGAGGGCCAGATCCGGAAAGCAGGCGGCAGAAAGTCCGATTCCCTTTCCGGGAAGCCATTCCAGAGAGCCGTGCTTGCCCAGGTGAAAGACCAAATCGGCCCCAAACTCATCCCGCAGCCAGCGGTAGTATGCCAGATAGTGGTGCGGGGGAGATAGGTCCGGACTGTGGTAAATACGGGAAGGGTCTTCCAGGAACCCCCGCACCGGCTGGATGCCCACAAAAACGTTGCCCAGGACAATGCCCGGTACCAGGAGACGGTTTCCGTAGGCGAAGACCCGCCCCGGAGGAGGCCCCCAATCCCGAAGCAGGTGCTCCCTCGACCGCACAGGAAAGCCGGAAAACCAGGTCGTGTAGACGCCTTCCTCTACGCCTGCCACCGCCCGGCGCTCAATCTCCCGGGGGTCAAGCCAGCCCCGCTCGTTGGTAAGTCCGGCCAGGATCCTCTCCATCAAAGCAGCCCCATCCGGCGGTAGATCCTCCACGCGATAGCCCTTCTCCCTCAGGGCCGCCAGAAGGCGGTAGAGGCTGGCCGGGGTGTCCAGGCCGAAGGCACAGCCGATGCGGTCGTTCCGTGGGGGATAATTGTGGAGGATCACCGCCACCTTTTTGTCCGAATTGGGCTTGCGGCACAGGCGGGCCCAGCGGAGAGCCAGAGAGGCCACCTTCCTTACCCGTTCCGGCTCGGGAAGGTAGCCCGTCAGCGCCGCTCCCGTAAGGGGGTCAAACTCCTTCACCTCCCGGAAGGCAATAGGCACGGTAATGAGGGCGCCGTCGAATTCCGGCAGTGCCACGCCCATCACTACCTCCAGCGGGCCCAGACCCTGGAGACTTTGCTCCCATTCGACCTGCGAGG
The DNA window shown above is from Clostridia bacterium and carries:
- a CDS encoding type II toxin-antitoxin system RelE/ParE family toxin; the protein is MEKSLRPFPPRGDIAKLEGKPGVYRLRVGDWRVTFRYDFNRREVHVAEVAHRGRAYRG
- the cobN gene encoding cobaltochelatase subunit CobN, with the protein product MLRVIFCTAVEAELSSLSRAAHSLAEGGGPSVEVVARSRTQLEAPGAVAELAAAVPGSHLMIVRLMGDPESLPGFGELRRVAQEARVPLAVIPSSGEDLPGVMALGSLPAEDYERVAGYVLYGGETNFRQLLLWAANRFLGAAHAVEEPRPRPWEGLYHPDFAEEAAVAAYLEERRQKVSGPVVGVLFYQTWWLAGNTEFVDALIREIEDQGGTAVPVFLYSARNDELGCRGIEWAVEHYFMREGRPLVDAVITALMFSQTVASSSGARPAAPENLYQKLGVPLIKALVCLSSQVEWEQSLQGLGPLEVVMGVALPEFDGALITVPIAFREVKEFDPLTGAALTGYLPEPERVRKVASLALRWARLCRKPNSDKKVAVILHNYPPRNDRIGCAFGLDTPASLYRLLAALREKGYRVEDLPPDGAALMERILAGLTNERGWLDPREIERRAVAGVEEGVYTTWFSGFPVRSREHLLRDWGPPPGRVFAYGNRLLVPGIVLGNVFVGIQPVRGFLEDPSRIYHSPDLSPPHHYLAYYRWLRDEFGADLVFHLGKHGSLEWLPGKGIGLSAACFPDLALPDLPHVYPYIVNDPGEGTQAKRRTHAAIVDHLIPVMIRADVYDELAEVEALVREYHTAKTLDPAKLPTLREMIWKVVETARLDRDLNLTREEAAQDWEGFLERLHTYLFEVKDTLIREGLHVLGRPPEGEKLVDMLLALTRLGNASAPSLREEVARFRGLNYAALAERPGRFLPEFGRTGAEVLEEVDRTARDLLVAFASEGYRPERAAKAVKQVLGREEEGLSRVLEFVGETLVPRLAATERELGSCVAALEGGYVPPGPSGAPTRGRPEVLPTGRNFYSVDPQALPTSTAWHTGRALAEALLTRYREEEGKYPESVGMIIWATNTMRTGGEDLAEALYLLGVRPVWEKGGRVKGLEVIPLGELGRPRIDVTVRASGLFRDVFLNLVHLLDQAVELVASLDEPPDRNYVAAHVRSEAEELTRQGAGPAEARAQAMWRVFSDPPGTYGAGVSELITAKNWKDERDLAEVYVTWGGYAYGRGLYGREARSVFRRRLAALEATVKNEDTREIDIYDSDDFYSYHGGMVAAVKALRGSAPRSFGGDSSDPTRVKVRTLAEETRHIFRSRVLNPKWIESMKRHGYKGAGDLSHLVEIAFGWDATAEVLEDWLYQALAERYALDPEMQQWFKEVNPWALENIVAHLLEAIERGMWKAERETAEALKQVYLEVEAELEARTGEN